One Roseimaritima multifibrata DNA window includes the following coding sequences:
- a CDS encoding co-chaperone GroES, with product MATATKAKTKIRLQPMGERIVVQRDQGLEKTAGGIVLPGSAQEKPARGTVVAVGTGKLLDDGTRSAPQLKEGECVLFTSYAGETVEIDDVEYLLMREDDILAVVE from the coding sequence ATGGCAACAGCCACGAAAGCAAAGACCAAAATTCGGCTGCAACCCATGGGCGAACGGATCGTCGTGCAGCGTGACCAGGGCTTAGAGAAGACCGCGGGTGGGATCGTGTTGCCGGGTTCGGCACAGGAAAAGCCAGCTCGCGGGACCGTAGTCGCTGTTGGCACAGGCAAATTGCTCGATGACGGAACTCGCTCGGCTCCCCAGTTGAAAGAAGGCGAATGCGTCCTCTTCACTAGCTATGCCGGTGAAACTGTGGAAATCGATGACGTTGAATACCTGCTGATGCGTGAAGACGACATCTTGGCAGTTGTTGAGTAA
- a CDS encoding lactonase family protein, translating to MISHLSIPFPYFASILLACAVVQVGGIAQADVVDVWFGTTTGKTGPSKGIYHAKFDTDNGRLTAPQLAAEIDSPGFLTLHPTLPILYSVGSVDGEASVVSFQIGDDANATLTQLNAQAVGDGGAAHLAVDHKGTALITAQYGGGSTALFPLSADGSIQPRSQLEKHPAGSGVVANRQDKAHAHWTGFSPDNRFAFVPDLGLDQVVIWNFETENGKPKLTNHGAGVCPPGSGPRHMKFSPDGDIVYVLNELSLTVTVFQYDPAAGTMTAIQTIPTLSEAQKAKESFNSASEIRVHPTGKFVYAANRGHDSITVFSVDPETSKLTLVEQEPIRGGWPRNFNIDPSGKWLMAAGRDSHTASVFAIDPETGELQYSRMMQTVPAPICVLFR from the coding sequence ATGATTTCACATCTATCGATTCCATTCCCCTATTTTGCCTCCATCCTTCTCGCCTGTGCAGTCGTCCAAGTTGGCGGAATCGCTCAGGCGGACGTTGTCGATGTCTGGTTCGGGACGACCACCGGCAAAACGGGCCCTAGCAAAGGGATCTATCACGCCAAATTCGATACCGACAATGGGCGGCTGACGGCTCCACAATTGGCAGCCGAAATCGACAGCCCCGGATTCTTGACGCTCCATCCCACACTGCCAATCCTGTACAGCGTTGGATCGGTCGACGGAGAAGCTTCCGTGGTTTCGTTTCAGATCGGAGACGATGCAAACGCCACGCTAACTCAATTAAATGCTCAGGCCGTCGGTGATGGCGGGGCTGCTCACCTTGCGGTCGATCACAAGGGGACCGCGTTGATCACGGCTCAGTACGGAGGCGGATCGACCGCCCTTTTCCCGTTGTCGGCAGACGGTTCGATTCAACCTCGCAGCCAGCTAGAAAAGCACCCCGCAGGCTCCGGTGTCGTTGCCAATCGTCAAGACAAAGCCCATGCCCACTGGACCGGGTTCTCGCCTGACAATCGCTTTGCGTTTGTACCCGATCTTGGTTTAGACCAAGTGGTTATCTGGAACTTTGAAACCGAGAATGGCAAACCAAAATTGACCAACCACGGCGCGGGCGTTTGCCCTCCCGGCAGTGGTCCCCGTCACATGAAATTTAGCCCCGACGGCGATATCGTCTATGTCCTGAACGAACTCTCGCTTACGGTCACGGTCTTTCAGTACGATCCAGCCGCAGGAACGATGACTGCCATCCAAACCATCCCAACACTAAGCGAAGCCCAGAAGGCGAAAGAGTCCTTCAACAGTGCCTCGGAAATCCGTGTCCATCCGACCGGCAAGTTTGTCTACGCAGCAAATCGCGGGCATGATTCGATCACCGTATTTTCGGTCGATCCTGAAACGAGCAAGCTGACTCTCGTCGAGCAGGAACCGATCCGAGGCGGATGGCCACGGAACTTCAACATCGATCCAAGCGGAAAATGGTTGATGGCTGCAGGCCGTGATAGCCATACCGCTTCGGTATTCGCAATCGATCCCGAAACGGGCGAACTTCAGTACAGTCGAATGATGCAAACGGTCCCAGCACCGATTTGCGTGCTGTTTCGATAA
- a CDS encoding serine/threonine protein kinase, with amino-acid sequence MARSRLGPLALESPLGQSSGTSGYWRAVHIEQRRNVAVKMFSIPFGGTPETKREFMNEWETLKKLRQPAIARCYGGGFEGKDAYLAYEMIEGESLSEQVESRGPLPWQAVLDLADPLTEALAYAHDRRVVHGGLEPDKIRMAGLSPVIVDFRAERATSVFRVQRPPTIEDFAYRAPELIQDPGAMSPKCDLYSLGGILFYALTGRHPITGSTPEELAENAVHQVPPNVSTEVFDCPTFLSAVVEQLLQKEPVDRPHGADAVRMAIREVRRRSAAGTGVAEHVSSGFSPLKVQADSKEARELLGRAELELREPVAPKPPLWERAWFLSVMLVLLCTFIGWVLWPPSESQLRARAEKLLAEGGRINMGQAKSQCLEPLVRRFPDGENADWARDQIDQVEMVETDHALSVKLRRGMKLRNEAERRYADAQRFEQFGDPSTAIDKYRSLVTLFDNEPDHRVYVNLARRQIAEIESQGIRSGEAERILRQRLSEADKLMQANEVFEAKEIWNSILELYGDNDGVQPLVLIAEDKLEALKRSQ; translated from the coding sequence ATGGCTCGTTCTCGTCTTGGTCCTCTAGCTCTTGAATCTCCGTTAGGGCAGTCCTCCGGGACCAGCGGATACTGGCGCGCGGTGCATATTGAGCAGCGGCGGAATGTGGCCGTAAAGATGTTTTCCATCCCCTTTGGGGGGACGCCCGAAACCAAACGGGAATTCATGAACGAATGGGAAACGTTAAAAAAATTAAGGCAACCGGCGATCGCCCGCTGCTACGGGGGCGGTTTTGAAGGCAAAGATGCCTATCTGGCCTACGAAATGATCGAGGGCGAATCGCTAAGTGAGCAGGTCGAATCGCGAGGTCCCCTACCCTGGCAAGCGGTTTTGGATTTGGCCGATCCGCTGACCGAGGCGTTGGCCTATGCCCACGATCGACGAGTCGTTCACGGTGGTTTGGAGCCTGACAAAATTCGCATGGCGGGACTGTCGCCAGTGATCGTTGATTTCCGAGCCGAGCGAGCGACTTCGGTTTTCCGAGTCCAACGCCCGCCGACGATCGAAGATTTTGCCTACCGGGCGCCCGAATTGATCCAGGATCCCGGGGCAATGTCGCCGAAGTGCGATCTTTATTCGCTCGGTGGGATCCTGTTTTATGCGTTGACCGGACGGCACCCGATCACAGGCAGCACTCCGGAAGAGCTGGCCGAAAATGCAGTCCATCAAGTTCCGCCCAATGTCTCGACGGAAGTTTTCGACTGCCCAACCTTCTTAAGTGCCGTCGTCGAGCAATTGCTACAGAAAGAGCCGGTTGATCGCCCGCACGGAGCCGACGCGGTCAGGATGGCGATTCGCGAAGTTCGCCGGCGTTCCGCCGCAGGAACCGGAGTCGCTGAACACGTCTCGTCGGGCTTTAGCCCTCTAAAGGTGCAGGCTGATAGTAAGGAAGCTAGAGAGCTTTTGGGGCGGGCTGAACTGGAATTGAGAGAGCCGGTTGCTCCTAAGCCACCGCTGTGGGAACGAGCTTGGTTCTTGAGTGTGATGCTGGTCCTGCTATGCACGTTTATCGGCTGGGTCCTGTGGCCACCAAGTGAAAGCCAGCTTCGTGCGCGAGCTGAGAAATTGTTGGCCGAAGGAGGACGGATCAACATGGGGCAAGCAAAATCGCAATGTCTGGAACCTCTGGTGCGGAGGTTTCCTGACGGAGAAAATGCAGATTGGGCGAGAGATCAAATCGATCAAGTTGAAATGGTCGAAACCGATCACGCGCTGTCGGTAAAACTTCGCCGCGGTATGAAACTACGCAACGAAGCCGAACGAAGGTACGCAGACGCTCAGCGATTCGAACAATTTGGCGACCCTTCAACGGCAATCGATAAGTACCGTTCTTTGGTAACCCTGTTCGATAACGAACCGGACCATCGCGTCTATGTCAATTTGGCTCGACGGCAAATCGCCGAAATCGAATCGCAAGGGATCCGCAGCGGTGAAGCCGAGCGAATTTTGCGTCAACGATTGTCGGAAGCCGACAAACTGATGCAGGCGAACGAAGTCTTCGAGGCCAAAGAGATCTGGAACAGTATTCTAGAACTGTACGGAGACAACGATGGAGTCCAGCCGTTGGTCTTGATCGCCGAAGATAAGTTGGAAGCGCTAAAACGATCGCAGTAG
- a CDS encoding 6-pyruvoyl trahydropterin synthase family protein codes for MSLTVMRRVTFCAGHRLLNHDGKCVNLHGHNYVAEFYVTADQQDSVGRVIDFKLLKTRCKGWLDEHWDHAFLLWDEDVEAIAAIQQTNPHRLFKLPYNPTAENLATYLLFEASEQILEGTGARAERVVIWESEESCADVRRDA; via the coding sequence ATGTCGTTAACTGTCATGCGCCGGGTGACATTTTGTGCCGGCCATCGGTTGCTGAATCATGATGGCAAATGTGTCAATTTACATGGCCACAACTACGTTGCCGAATTTTACGTGACGGCCGACCAACAAGATTCGGTCGGACGTGTCATTGATTTCAAACTGCTGAAAACACGTTGCAAAGGGTGGCTGGACGAGCACTGGGATCACGCCTTCTTGCTTTGGGACGAAGACGTCGAAGCGATCGCGGCGATCCAGCAAACCAATCCTCATCGATTGTTCAAACTGCCCTACAATCCAACGGCCGAAAATTTGGCGACCTACCTGCTGTTTGAGGCTTCCGAACAAATCCTTGAGGGGACCGGAGCTCGAGCAGAGCGTGTGGTTATTTGGGAATCGGAAGAAAGTTGTGCGGACGTACGGCGGGACGCATAA
- a CDS encoding RrF2 family transcriptional regulator: MQIPARVHYGCLAMLDMASHANRSKPVALREITKRQGIPQPFLVQILQQLKGAGWVSSTRGAQGGYRLLVEPESLTLLDIVQQIGCGDGGCGGDDDATRESQVLRAIWEEASDAFRDKLAKTRLSDLATRCDEPAESMFYI; this comes from the coding sequence ATGCAAATTCCTGCTCGAGTTCATTACGGTTGTCTGGCGATGCTGGACATGGCGTCGCATGCCAACCGTTCGAAGCCGGTCGCGCTGCGTGAAATCACAAAACGGCAAGGGATTCCCCAGCCGTTTTTGGTGCAGATCCTGCAACAGCTTAAGGGAGCGGGCTGGGTTTCCAGTACACGTGGTGCTCAGGGAGGCTATCGGTTATTGGTGGAGCCCGAAAGCCTTACGTTGTTAGATATTGTCCAGCAGATTGGATGTGGCGATGGCGGCTGCGGAGGCGATGATGACGCAACGCGTGAATCGCAAGTTCTGCGAGCGATTTGGGAAGAGGCAAGCGATGCCTTTCGCGACAAGCTTGCGAAGACTCGCCTGAGTGATTTGGCGACTCGCTGTGATGAGCCTGCAGAATCCATGTTTTACATCTAA
- a CDS encoding phosphoadenylyl-sulfate reductase — translation MVPKPQPQAVSADPPSVKAQMPPNGPLPPTLQVFSDDPGEDASRGALAADPPLVPDEAFLTSLAKESESLEKATPQEILRWAVDRYAPKFTMATAFGPEGMTIIHMLSEIAPETPIFNLDTGYQFAETLALRERVKERYGIEVEFKLPETTVEEYEKQHGGPLYKTDPNRCCFDRKIRVLHKAARGWHAWASAIRRDQSPDRARAPIVGWDRKFQLVKISPLANWTKKDVWSLISKESIPYNELHDKGFPSVGCEPCTRVVQIGEDERAGRWSGFQKTECGLHTS, via the coding sequence ATGGTTCCCAAACCTCAGCCGCAAGCTGTCTCGGCCGATCCGCCGTCTGTGAAGGCTCAGATGCCCCCTAACGGGCCTTTGCCTCCCACTCTGCAGGTTTTCTCGGACGATCCAGGGGAGGATGCCTCTCGAGGTGCCTTGGCGGCCGATCCTCCTTTGGTGCCCGATGAAGCCTTTTTGACTTCGCTGGCCAAGGAAAGCGAATCGTTAGAGAAAGCGACCCCGCAGGAAATCTTGCGTTGGGCGGTCGATCGCTACGCCCCCAAGTTCACCATGGCGACTGCGTTTGGGCCCGAGGGGATGACGATCATCCACATGCTTTCCGAGATCGCTCCGGAAACGCCCATTTTCAATCTGGATACCGGGTATCAGTTCGCCGAAACCCTGGCTTTGCGTGAACGCGTAAAAGAGCGTTACGGGATCGAAGTCGAATTTAAGCTGCCTGAAACGACGGTAGAAGAATACGAAAAGCAACATGGTGGTCCGCTTTATAAGACCGATCCCAACCGTTGCTGCTTTGACCGCAAGATTCGTGTGCTGCATAAAGCGGCTCGCGGGTGGCATGCATGGGCGAGTGCCATTCGCCGCGACCAGAGTCCCGACAGGGCACGGGCGCCGATCGTTGGCTGGGATCGTAAATTTCAGCTGGTGAAGATCAGTCCGTTAGCGAACTGGACGAAGAAGGACGTTTGGAGTTTGATCAGCAAAGAGAGCATTCCCTACAACGAACTGCACGATAAAGGGTTCCCGAGCGTCGGCTGCGAACCCTGCACACGAGTTGTGCAGATTGGCGAAGACGAGCGAGCAGGACGTTGGAGTGGATTTCAGAAAACCGAGTGCGGTCTGCACACTTCGTAG
- a CDS encoding type II secretion system F family protein produces the protein MLLAAETSLVFVIVPVALFVAVSAIAFLLLGRVSGESQPRAEARLDELRSPRKRTVETVDGAEDRDKKKAQALTAVLERATSPLGNSVKPKNEKELGKLRERLLHAGYRREAAPVVFKGAQLIFAGVGLFFGGVFGLLTSGLTMALLTKTIIGGGIGYFIPELILSFLIKRRKNSIFLGLPDALDLMVVCVEAGLGLDQAMRKVSEELQKSYPQIADEFVVANAQLQYGRSRSEVLQALGYRSGVDDLKALASILIQADKFGSSIGQALRVQSDSMRTKRRQMAEEKAAKTAVKLIFPLVLFIFPGIFVVLIGPAGIDMYRELLSK, from the coding sequence ATGTTACTCGCTGCCGAAACTTCGCTGGTCTTCGTGATCGTGCCGGTCGCTCTATTCGTCGCCGTCTCTGCAATCGCATTTTTGCTGTTGGGACGCGTCAGCGGCGAAAGTCAACCGCGTGCGGAAGCTCGTTTGGATGAACTGAGAAGTCCACGCAAGCGAACGGTTGAAACGGTCGATGGTGCCGAAGACCGTGACAAGAAGAAAGCGCAAGCTCTAACCGCCGTGTTGGAACGGGCAACGTCCCCTCTCGGTAATTCGGTGAAACCGAAAAACGAAAAAGAACTTGGCAAGCTTCGGGAACGATTGCTTCACGCTGGGTACCGCAGGGAAGCTGCCCCGGTCGTCTTTAAAGGGGCACAGCTGATCTTTGCCGGCGTCGGGCTGTTCTTCGGTGGAGTGTTCGGTTTGTTGACGTCTGGGTTGACGATGGCACTGCTCACGAAAACCATCATCGGTGGCGGAATCGGGTACTTCATTCCTGAATTGATCCTTTCCTTCTTGATCAAACGTCGCAAGAACAGCATCTTCCTGGGACTTCCCGATGCACTTGACCTTATGGTCGTCTGCGTCGAAGCCGGTTTGGGACTGGACCAGGCGATGCGGAAGGTTTCCGAAGAACTACAGAAATCGTATCCCCAAATCGCCGACGAATTTGTGGTCGCCAATGCTCAGCTTCAATACGGTCGCTCCCGCTCCGAAGTGCTCCAGGCTCTCGGCTATCGAAGTGGCGTCGATGACCTGAAAGCCCTCGCGTCGATCCTGATCCAAGCCGATAAATTTGGCAGTAGCATCGGTCAGGCCCTGCGGGTGCAAAGTGATTCGATGCGAACCAAACGCCGCCAGATGGCGGAAGAGAAAGCTGCAAAAACCGCCGTGAAACTGATCTTCCCGCTGGTCCTTTTCATCTTTCCAGGGATTTTTGTGGTCCTGATTGGCCCCGCCGGGATCGATATGTACCGCGAACTACTCTCCAAATAG
- a CDS encoding type II secretion system F family protein has protein sequence MTPILVIIAAGIGCASLVAFAVTAFMPGSDSTQAEDRLQELARRRPKGGADAGDEPSLLLAGGLDDSKHWSHVITGSVPALGTYLEQANIRLTPPQFMGICAGACGAGVIIASLTPGLPIIFAPFAGLILGVVPMAWLKMARARRLGLLGRQLPEALELLGRSLRAGHSLAAGFGLIASEMSEPISVEFGRVFQEQNFGIPLEEALDDMADRVPNMDVRFFATAVILQRQTGGDLAEILDKIGHLVRERIQILGQVQALTGEGRLSGIVLLAMPPLLFFVMLWMNKEYIMKLFNDPIGQKLLVVAIVTQVIGALVIRKIVTIKV, from the coding sequence ATGACTCCAATTCTTGTAATCATCGCCGCCGGTATCGGATGTGCCTCTTTGGTTGCGTTCGCAGTAACCGCTTTTATGCCAGGGTCCGATAGTACCCAGGCTGAAGATCGGTTGCAGGAATTGGCGCGTCGACGGCCAAAGGGAGGCGCCGACGCCGGTGACGAACCTTCGCTGTTGTTGGCGGGGGGTTTAGATGATTCGAAACACTGGTCCCATGTGATTACCGGATCGGTGCCAGCTCTGGGAACCTATCTGGAACAAGCCAACATTCGCCTAACTCCTCCGCAGTTCATGGGAATTTGTGCCGGAGCTTGCGGGGCCGGAGTGATAATCGCTTCGTTGACACCGGGACTGCCAATCATCTTCGCTCCGTTCGCCGGACTGATACTTGGCGTGGTTCCCATGGCTTGGCTGAAGATGGCTCGGGCTCGCCGCTTGGGGCTGCTTGGCCGCCAGCTTCCCGAAGCCTTGGAATTGCTCGGCAGGTCGCTTCGCGCAGGGCACTCGTTGGCGGCTGGTTTTGGGTTGATTGCTTCGGAAATGTCGGAACCGATCAGCGTTGAATTTGGACGCGTCTTCCAGGAACAGAACTTCGGTATTCCGTTGGAAGAAGCGCTCGATGACATGGCCGACCGAGTCCCCAATATGGACGTTCGGTTTTTTGCCACCGCGGTCATCCTACAGCGACAAACCGGGGGCGACCTTGCGGAAATCCTCGACAAAATCGGACACCTTGTCCGCGAACGCATTCAGATTTTGGGACAGGTTCAAGCATTGACCGGGGAAGGACGTTTGAGCGGAATCGTGCTGCTGGCGATGCCTCCGCTGCTGTTCTTCGTAATGCTATGGATGAACAAAGAATACATCATGAAGCTATTTAATGACCCGATCGGGCAAAAGCTGCTGGTCGTTGCAATCGTGACGCAGGTCATCGGAGCCTTGGTGATCCGAAAGATTGTCACGATCAAAGTTTAG
- a CDS encoding CpaF family protein produces the protein MRTPTQTPRSADNNRQAQFEEIKSRIHGKLVDKLDLSRVGDMKGETLKREIKMVVEHLCDSEETLLNRQERDRIVEEVLDETFGLGPLELLLKDPKISDILINGPKNIYVEKGGQMEKTEVEFRDNKHLMQIIDRIVSKVGRRVDETCPMVDARLDDGSRVNAIIPPLALDGACMSIRRFGSNPLKLEDLLNYRAFTPEMVMLLEGCIKARLNMIIAGGTGSGKTTLLNTLSSFISHSDRIVTIEDAAELQLQQDHVVRLETRPANIEGNGRVSATDLVSNALRMRPERIIIGECRGGETLDMLQAMNTGHDGSLTTVHANTPRDAISRLETLVMMAGFDMPGKAIRQQISGAVDVLIQANRLQGGPRRVTAITEVVGMEQDTIVLQDIYRYKQEGVDEHGKAFGHFECTGVRPSFMHKLESAGVRLPASAFRERIIMQA, from the coding sequence ATGCGAACTCCAACTCAAACGCCTCGTAGTGCCGACAATAATCGCCAAGCTCAATTCGAAGAAATCAAGAGTCGGATTCACGGTAAATTAGTTGACAAACTTGATTTGTCGCGGGTTGGCGACATGAAAGGGGAAACCCTTAAACGCGAAATCAAGATGGTGGTCGAGCACCTTTGCGATAGCGAAGAGACTCTGCTGAATCGCCAAGAACGCGACCGAATCGTCGAGGAAGTTCTTGACGAGACGTTTGGCTTGGGACCTTTGGAACTGCTTCTAAAAGATCCTAAGATCAGCGATATTTTGATCAACGGTCCGAAAAACATCTACGTCGAAAAAGGCGGCCAGATGGAGAAAACGGAAGTTGAATTCCGCGATAACAAACATCTGATGCAAATCATCGACCGGATCGTCAGTAAAGTCGGTCGGCGAGTCGACGAGACCTGCCCGATGGTCGATGCTCGATTGGACGACGGAAGTCGTGTGAACGCGATCATTCCACCGTTGGCTTTGGATGGAGCCTGCATGAGTATTCGGCGGTTTGGTAGCAATCCACTGAAGTTGGAAGACCTGCTGAACTACCGAGCCTTCACGCCTGAAATGGTGATGTTGCTGGAAGGCTGCATCAAGGCTCGGCTGAACATGATCATCGCTGGCGGTACCGGTTCCGGTAAAACCACGCTCCTGAACACGCTTTCCTCCTTCATTAGTCACTCCGACCGGATCGTGACGATCGAAGACGCGGCGGAACTTCAATTGCAACAGGACCACGTTGTCCGTTTGGAAACTCGCCCAGCAAACATTGAAGGAAACGGGCGAGTGTCTGCAACCGACTTGGTCAGCAATGCACTGCGTATGCGTCCTGAACGGATCATCATCGGGGAATGCCGTGGTGGCGAAACCCTGGACATGTTGCAGGCTATGAACACCGGTCACGATGGTTCGTTGACGACGGTTCACGCCAATACACCTCGCGATGCAATTTCACGTCTGGAAACGCTGGTCATGATGGCCGGATTTGATATGCCCGGAAAGGCGATTCGCCAACAGATCTCCGGAGCTGTCGACGTCCTGATTCAGGCCAACCGTTTGCAGGGTGGCCCCCGCCGTGTCACGGCCATCACCGAAGTCGTTGGGATGGAGCAGGACACGATCGTGTTGCAAGACATCTACCGCTACAAGCAAGAAGGGGTCGATGAACACGGCAAAGCGTTCGGGCACTTCGAATGCACCGGAGTTCGGCCTTCCTTCATGCACAAATTGGAATCCGCTGGCGTTCGTTTGCCTGCCAGTGCGTTCCGCGAACGAATCATCATGCAGGCTTAA
- a CDS encoding TraR/DksA C4-type zinc finger protein, whose translation MSGLLQSIHCPACQHKKVVGYSEKLRTLHALGKLRRAKNPEPDLVQELFVTSLPQLSCSGCGSADLELRSQVVEEEDPEFWGEARRCEVCRETLMPERLEIFPDTVRCAACLSKPDPETEDDFCPSCGDRLTTRLAGGGLTRYRRSCPSCG comes from the coding sequence ATGTCCGGTTTGCTCCAATCTATCCATTGCCCTGCCTGCCAACATAAGAAGGTGGTCGGCTATTCCGAGAAATTGCGGACTCTGCATGCTCTTGGGAAACTGCGGCGGGCCAAGAACCCCGAACCGGATTTGGTTCAGGAATTGTTCGTGACCAGCCTGCCCCAGCTCTCTTGTTCTGGCTGTGGCTCCGCCGATCTGGAATTGCGGTCGCAAGTCGTCGAAGAAGAGGATCCAGAATTCTGGGGGGAGGCCCGTCGTTGTGAGGTTTGTCGCGAGACGCTGATGCCCGAACGTCTGGAGATCTTTCCCGACACCGTTCGATGTGCGGCCTGCCTATCGAAGCCGGATCCCGAAACCGAAGACGATTTCTGCCCTTCCTGTGGAGACCGTCTCACGACGCGATTAGCAGGCGGTGGGCTGACACGTTATCGCCGCAGTTGCCCAAGTTGCGGGTAA
- the tpx gene encoding thiol peroxidase, which translates to MADFKLKGNPFHTCGDLPSVGADAPAFSLAKIDLNETTLADYAGKRVVLNIFPSIDTPTCATSVQRFNAEANSLDNTVVLCVSRDLPFAQKRFCGAEGLDNVVSASDFRSGDFGRTYGVQIEDGPLAGLLARSVVVIDENGKVVHSQLVEETADEPNYDAALATLR; encoded by the coding sequence ATGGCTGATTTCAAACTTAAAGGAAATCCTTTCCACACCTGTGGCGATCTACCTTCGGTAGGTGCTGACGCTCCTGCGTTCTCGCTCGCAAAAATCGACTTGAACGAAACGACTCTTGCAGACTATGCCGGCAAACGCGTCGTCCTAAACATCTTCCCCAGCATTGACACGCCTACCTGTGCGACCAGCGTTCAACGATTCAACGCGGAAGCCAACAGCTTGGACAACACGGTTGTGCTTTGCGTTTCCCGCGACCTTCCGTTTGCACAGAAGCGATTCTGTGGAGCCGAGGGCCTGGATAACGTGGTATCGGCTTCCGATTTCCGCAGTGGTGATTTTGGCCGCACCTACGGCGTTCAAATCGAAGACGGCCCGCTTGCTGGCCTGCTGGCACGGTCGGTTGTTGTGATCGACGAAAACGGAAAAGTCGTCCACTCGCAACTGGTCGAAGAAACCGCTGACGAACCAAACTACGACGCCGCTTTGGCAACGCTTCGCTAG
- a CDS encoding ion transporter, whose amino-acid sequence MSKVKLKRRGRVAPERQRPLEPGLRQSMYDIIFGAESYWGRMFDIILLLAIVGSIAVVAFETLPSVRDDEAQVAMYLRCEIGFAILFGIEYVLRLYCTRRPLRYVFSFWGVIDLLSFLPSLLVGLGAMRQNAFVILRSVRLLRVFRIMKLWRLMSEADVLGEVIWRSRGKIVVFLSVVMVAVTISGALMYQVENSPYQKTHPDAVVDSKFDSIPQSMYWAIVTMTTVGYGDIVPETTVGKIISAALILLGYSLIIVPTGFVSAEFNETRKQIKKSADCTDAQSASRGEIGDITCPACEENVQLKRAIFCHRCGTRLPRD is encoded by the coding sequence ATGTCGAAAGTGAAACTAAAGCGGCGAGGGCGAGTCGCTCCGGAACGCCAACGACCCCTTGAACCGGGGCTCCGTCAGTCGATGTATGACATCATCTTTGGCGCCGAGTCGTACTGGGGGCGAATGTTCGACATCATCTTGTTGCTTGCGATCGTCGGTAGTATCGCGGTGGTTGCTTTTGAGACCCTGCCATCGGTCCGCGACGACGAGGCGCAGGTTGCCATGTACCTTCGCTGTGAAATCGGTTTTGCCATCCTCTTCGGGATCGAATACGTCCTGCGTCTGTATTGCACCCGTCGCCCGCTGCGATACGTCTTCAGTTTTTGGGGCGTGATCGATCTGCTAAGTTTCCTTCCATCGCTGCTGGTGGGACTGGGGGCCATGCGTCAGAACGCTTTTGTGATTCTCCGCTCTGTCCGTTTGCTGCGGGTCTTTAGGATCATGAAACTGTGGCGATTGATGAGCGAAGCCGATGTCCTCGGGGAGGTTATTTGGCGGTCGCGAGGCAAGATCGTTGTCTTCCTTTCGGTGGTGATGGTTGCTGTAACCATTAGTGGCGCGTTGATGTATCAGGTGGAGAATTCGCCATATCAGAAGACCCATCCCGATGCGGTGGTCGATTCGAAATTCGATTCGATTCCGCAGTCGATGTACTGGGCGATTGTCACGATGACCACCGTTGGCTACGGAGACATCGTACCTGAGACGACCGTCGGAAAGATCATTAGTGCGGCACTGATCCTGCTGGGATACAGTCTGATCATTGTCCCGACCGGTTTTGTTAGCGCTGAATTCAATGAGACCCGCAAGCAGATCAAAAAGTCCGCTGATTGTACGGATGCGCAGTCTGCATCGCGGGGGGAAATCGGAGACATAACCTGCCCTGCCTGCGAAGAGAATGTGCAATTGAAGCGAGCCATATTTTGCCATCGCTGCGGCACACGTTTGCCACGTGATTAG